From a region of the Apibacter sp. B3706 genome:
- the glmS gene encoding glutamine--fructose-6-phosphate transaminase (isomerizing), whose protein sequence is MCGITGYIGNKKALPIILNGLKRLEYRGYDSAGIVLNENGAFELRKTKGSVSDLIAKCKDLNSEATVGIGHTRWATHGVPSDINAHPHISNNGKLAIIHNGIIENYGTLKIMLTSKGYTFKSETDTEVLVNLIQYMQETQNVDLSTAVRYALNEVVGAYSIAVMEVDQPQEIVVARLSSPLAIGIGENEYFVASDASPFIEFTNEVVYLEDGEMATITLKGVDVYKIKDNSKVNPQIHELKTSLEKIEKGGYEHFMLKEIHEQPRSIMDTMRGRLLVDEDIIQMAGIWDYQEKFLNAERIIIISCGTSWHAGLVGEYLIEDLARIPVEVEYASEFRYRNPIITDKDIVIAISQSGETADSIAALKLAKEKGAFIYGICNVIDSSIARLTDAGSYTHAGPEIGVASTKAFTAQLALLAMIALKLAKHKGTISKERFNSLIIELETIPERVAEVIKNTENQIKKIAEQYVGAGNFLYLGRGYNYPIALEGALKLKEISYIHAEGYPAAEMKHGPIALIDENMPVVVIAPKKGYYEKIVSNIQEINSRKGKVIAIVTQGDTVVKDMVTESIEIPDVSECFTPLLSVIPLQLLAYYIAVLRGVNVDQPRNLAKSVTVE, encoded by the coding sequence ATGTGTGGAATAACTGGATATATTGGAAATAAAAAAGCCTTACCCATAATATTAAACGGTCTAAAAAGGTTAGAATATAGAGGTTATGATAGTGCGGGCATAGTTTTAAATGAAAACGGAGCCTTTGAATTAAGAAAAACAAAAGGTTCAGTATCCGATTTAATAGCTAAATGTAAAGATTTAAACTCAGAAGCAACCGTAGGAATAGGCCATACAAGATGGGCTACCCATGGAGTTCCCAGTGATATAAATGCACACCCTCATATATCAAATAACGGAAAATTAGCAATTATTCACAACGGTATTATTGAGAATTATGGAACTTTAAAAATAATGCTTACCTCTAAAGGATATACATTTAAAAGTGAAACCGATACAGAAGTATTAGTGAACTTGATACAGTATATGCAAGAGACACAAAACGTAGATTTATCAACAGCTGTCAGATATGCTTTAAATGAAGTTGTAGGTGCTTATTCCATAGCAGTTATGGAAGTAGATCAACCGCAAGAAATCGTAGTAGCAAGATTAAGTAGTCCTTTAGCAATAGGTATAGGTGAAAATGAATACTTCGTAGCATCAGATGCCTCTCCTTTCATTGAATTTACCAATGAAGTCGTTTATCTTGAAGACGGAGAAATGGCGACCATAACTCTAAAAGGAGTAGATGTATATAAAATAAAAGATAATTCTAAAGTAAATCCACAAATTCATGAACTAAAAACGAGTTTAGAGAAGATTGAAAAAGGAGGTTATGAACATTTCATGCTAAAAGAAATCCATGAACAACCCAGATCTATTATGGATACCATGCGTGGAAGGCTATTAGTAGATGAAGACATAATTCAAATGGCGGGAATATGGGATTATCAAGAAAAATTTTTAAATGCAGAAAGGATAATAATTATTTCATGTGGAACTTCTTGGCATGCTGGTTTGGTTGGAGAATATCTTATTGAAGATTTAGCCAGAATACCAGTAGAAGTAGAATATGCCTCTGAATTTAGATACAGAAATCCGATAATAACAGATAAAGATATTGTTATTGCAATATCTCAATCAGGAGAAACAGCAGATTCAATTGCTGCATTAAAATTAGCAAAAGAAAAAGGGGCATTTATTTATGGTATTTGTAATGTTATCGACTCTTCAATAGCACGTTTAACTGATGCCGGTTCCTATACTCATGCAGGACCGGAAATTGGTGTTGCTTCCACCAAAGCATTTACTGCTCAACTTGCCCTTTTGGCAATGATAGCACTTAAATTAGCTAAACATAAAGGTACTATAAGTAAAGAGCGATTCAATAGTCTAATCATAGAGTTGGAGACTATACCGGAAAGGGTAGCAGAAGTGATTAAAAATACAGAAAATCAAATTAAAAAGATTGCAGAGCAATACGTTGGAGCAGGAAACTTCTTATATTTAGGTAGAGGTTATAATTATCCTATCGCCTTAGAAGGTGCTTTAAAATTAAAAGAAATATCCTATATCCATGCAGAAGGATATCCGGCAGCAGAAATGAAACACGGACCTATAGCTTTAATTGATGAAAATATGCCGGTTGTTGTCATTGCACCTAAAAAAGGATATTATGAAAAGATTGTAAGTAATATACAGGAAATTAATTCAAGAAAAGGAAAAGTAATTGCAATTGTTACCCAAGGCGATACCGTAGTTAAAGATATGGTAACCGAATCCATTGAAATTCCTGATGTTTCAGAATGCTTTACACCGCTATTATCCGTTATACCTTTACAATTGTTAGCATATTACATAGCTGTATTGCGAGGGGTTAATGTAGATCAGCCTAGAAATTTAGCAAAATCTGTTACCGTTGAATAA
- the gpmI gene encoding 2,3-bisphosphoglycerate-independent phosphoglycerate mutase, translating to MNKKVILMILDGWGIATDKSVSAIDHAHTPFMDSCFQKYSNTTLVTYGLDVGLPKGQMGNSEVGHMNLGAGRVVYQNLTKINLAVENGTLGNEEELKKAFEYAKQNNKPVHFIGLVSNGGVHSHISHLKALVEAANSSNVPNVFVHAFTDGRDCDPQSGKGFIKDTIEFCKDNNAKLASIVGRYYAMDRDKRWERVKIAYDVMVNAEGNKTEDPLQAIQQSYEDGITDEFLMPIVVTENNNPVAKIQEGDVVICFNFRTDRPREIVDVLSQHDHPEVGIKKLDLYFVTMTEYDETFKNIHVIFKEDTIKNTIGEVIANAALKQIRIAETEKYPHVTFFFSGGEEKVFENEKRILAPSPKDVPTYDLKPQMAAYDIRDAIIPELEKKEVDFVCLNFANADMVGHTGVFEAAVKAAEVVDECAGDICKAALENGYTTLIIADHGNSDKMKNEDGSPNTQHTTNLVPLIVVDNQKYNLKQGKLGDIAPTILTLMGLPIPSEMTGNVLIEK from the coding sequence ATGAATAAAAAAGTAATCTTAATGATTCTGGATGGATGGGGAATAGCCACAGATAAAAGTGTATCTGCTATTGACCATGCTCATACACCTTTTATGGACAGCTGTTTTCAAAAATATTCCAATACCACCTTAGTAACTTATGGATTGGATGTTGGATTACCTAAAGGTCAAATGGGAAATTCAGAAGTTGGGCATATGAATTTAGGTGCAGGAAGAGTGGTTTATCAAAATTTGACGAAGATAAATTTAGCCGTAGAAAACGGAACCTTAGGAAATGAAGAAGAATTAAAAAAAGCATTTGAGTATGCTAAACAAAATAATAAACCGGTACACTTCATCGGGTTAGTATCCAACGGAGGTGTTCACTCACATATAAGCCATTTAAAAGCACTAGTAGAAGCGGCAAACTCTTCGAATGTGCCTAATGTTTTTGTACACGCTTTTACCGATGGGAGAGATTGCGATCCGCAAAGTGGTAAAGGTTTTATAAAAGATACGATCGAATTTTGCAAAGATAACAATGCAAAATTAGCTTCTATTGTAGGCAGATACTATGCTATGGATAGAGACAAACGTTGGGAAAGAGTTAAAATAGCATATGATGTAATGGTAAATGCTGAAGGAAATAAAACAGAAGATCCTTTACAAGCTATACAGCAATCGTATGAAGACGGAATTACCGATGAATTTCTTATGCCTATCGTTGTAACTGAAAATAATAATCCGGTAGCCAAAATACAAGAAGGAGATGTGGTGATCTGTTTTAATTTCCGTACCGACAGACCGAGAGAAATAGTGGATGTTTTATCTCAACATGACCATCCGGAAGTTGGAATTAAAAAATTGGATTTATATTTCGTTACTATGACGGAATATGATGAAACATTCAAAAACATTCATGTCATATTCAAAGAAGATACGATTAAAAATACAATCGGTGAAGTGATAGCAAATGCTGCTCTAAAACAAATCAGAATTGCCGAAACCGAAAAGTATCCACATGTGACATTCTTTTTTTCAGGAGGAGAAGAAAAAGTATTTGAAAATGAAAAAAGAATTTTAGCCCCATCTCCTAAAGATGTGCCAACATATGATTTAAAACCACAAATGGCTGCATATGATATAAGAGATGCTATTATTCCCGAATTAGAAAAAAAAGAAGTGGATTTTGTATGCCTCAATTTTGCCAATGCGGATATGGTAGGTCATACCGGAGTATTTGAAGCAGCAGTTAAAGCAGCAGAAGTAGTAGATGAATGTGCCGGAGATATTTGTAAAGCAGCGTTAGAAAATGGATATACAACTCTGATTATTGCAGATCACGGAAATTCTGATAAAATGAAGAACGAAGACGGCTCACCTAATACTCAACATACTACTAATTTAGTCCCTTTAATTGTAGTTGATAATCAAAAATACAATTTAAAACAAGGTAAACTAGGAGATATAGCTCCTACCATTTTAACATTAATGGGCTTACCTATTCCATCAGAAATGACAGGAAATGTTTTAATTGAGAAATAA
- the tssD gene encoding type VI secretion system tube protein TssD, which produces MSFRARLEVAGRKYNIINVNYSLAQETDPTGRPSAQIRGGRIEITLRSTNETRFFEWMTNSYEKKNGKVVFTKKDSNTPLKELNFTDGYVVKYKEKFDSLGLGRSSITETFTISAKAISMGLGEHVNEWIG; this is translated from the coding sequence ATGTCATTTAGAGCACGATTAGAGGTAGCCGGAAGAAAATATAATATTATAAATGTAAATTATTCATTAGCGCAAGAAACAGATCCAACCGGGCGACCATCAGCACAAATTAGAGGAGGAAGAATTGAGATAACTCTAAGATCAACTAATGAAACTCGTTTTTTTGAATGGATGACTAATAGCTATGAAAAGAAAAATGGCAAAGTAGTCTTTACAAAAAAGGATTCTAACACCCCCTTAAAAGAATTAAATTTTACAGACGGTTATGTAGTAAAATATAAAGAAAAATTTGATTCCTTAGGATTAGGTAGATCCTCGATTACAGAAACATTTACCATATCAGCAAAGGCTATAAGTATGGGATTAGGGGAACATGTCAATGAATGGATAGGATAA
- a CDS encoding DeoR/GlpR family DNA-binding transcription regulator, producing MKNNNINNIRQQEILEELNFNHYVSVTELCKKLNVSAVTIRKDLTHLEKIGKLYRTHGGATRESFIVKERHVNKKETLQVEEKSKIAKAALNFIEDNDFITISSGTTTQMVAQVIENNYTKLTILTSSLKSAMLLYGNPNFDVIQLGGDVRTKSGSVMGPYAELMISNYSCSKLFIGGDGVDFDFGLSTSSTMEAKMNQLMIQNSEKVIVLADSTKISKRGFGKITDLDKIHVLITDEGIKKRDVERFEDLGIEVVIAR from the coding sequence ATGAAGAACAATAACATAAATAATATAAGACAACAGGAAATTTTAGAAGAATTAAATTTCAATCATTATGTTTCTGTAACTGAATTATGTAAAAAATTAAATGTGTCTGCCGTTACCATTAGAAAAGATTTGACTCATCTGGAGAAGATCGGTAAATTATACAGAACCCACGGCGGAGCAACTCGAGAATCTTTTATTGTTAAGGAAAGACATGTTAATAAAAAGGAAACGCTACAGGTTGAAGAGAAATCAAAAATAGCCAAAGCGGCTCTTAATTTTATTGAAGATAATGATTTTATTACGATTTCATCAGGAACTACCACACAGATGGTTGCTCAGGTAATTGAAAATAATTATACTAAGTTAACCATTCTTACCTCTTCTTTAAAATCGGCTATGCTATTATACGGTAATCCAAATTTTGATGTAATACAACTGGGAGGAGACGTTCGAACTAAGTCCGGGTCTGTTATGGGGCCTTATGCGGAATTAATGATCAGTAATTATTCTTGCAGTAAACTTTTTATTGGCGGCGATGGGGTCGATTTTGATTTTGGACTTTCTACTTCAAGTACTATGGAGGCTAAAATGAATCAATTGATGATTCAAAATTCCGAAAAGGTTATTGTTTTAGCAGATTCTACTAAAATTAGTAAAAGGGGATTTGGTAAAATAACTGATTTGGATAAAATACATGTCTTAATTACCGATGAAGGCATTAAAAAAAGAGATGTTGAAAGATTCGAAGATTTAGGTATTGAAGTTGTTATTGCACGATAA
- the truB gene encoding tRNA pseudouridine(55) synthase TruB, protein MDLDELLEGKIFLIDKPLDWTSFDIVNKIKWKIKKQFNLKKIKVGHAGTLDPKATGLLIVCVGKATKQIQQIQDASKIYSGEIKLGVETPSYDLETEEFNPKEYNHLKIKDIEEAVQDFIGESISQKPPVFSALKKDGKRLYEFARKGIAIEVPSREISIYDFKITNINLPYVEFLVHCSKGTYIRSLAHDFGQSLGVGGYLTKLRREKIGDYDVKDSDNSIIT, encoded by the coding sequence ATGGATTTAGACGAATTACTGGAAGGTAAAATATTTTTAATAGATAAGCCGTTAGATTGGACTTCATTTGATATAGTAAATAAAATTAAATGGAAAATAAAAAAGCAATTTAATTTAAAGAAAATCAAAGTAGGTCATGCGGGAACATTAGATCCCAAAGCAACCGGTTTATTAATTGTATGCGTTGGTAAAGCAACCAAACAAATACAACAAATTCAAGATGCATCCAAGATCTATTCCGGAGAAATTAAATTAGGAGTAGAAACTCCTTCCTATGACCTAGAAACAGAAGAGTTTAATCCCAAAGAATACAATCATTTAAAAATTAAAGATATTGAAGAGGCAGTACAGGATTTCATAGGGGAATCCATTAGTCAAAAACCTCCGGTATTTTCTGCTTTAAAAAAAGATGGGAAAAGATTGTATGAATTTGCAAGGAAAGGAATAGCTATTGAAGTTCCCTCTCGTGAAATTTCCATTTACGATTTTAAAATCACTAACATTAATCTGCCTTATGTGGAATTTTTAGTCCATTGCAGTAAAGGGACCTATATCCGTTCATTAGCTCACGATTTTGGACAAAGCTTAGGAGTTGGAGGGTATTTGACTAAATTGCGAAGAGAGAAAATTGGAGATTATGATGTCAAAGATTCAGATAATTCCATAATAACTTAA
- a CDS encoding HAD-IIA family hydrolase, with product MNNYITDIKKTSNVLLEKVKKLKHVALDMDGTIYNGSTLFPYTVSFLNQLKRLGISYSFLTNNPSKSISDYLQKLEGLGIDASEEEMYSSAVATIDYLKAKHPQIKKLFILGTPSMIKQFNKAGYISTEDSAQDEPDALIVAFDMTLNYERLCRAAWWAKQGKIYIATNPDKVCPTDKPVVLVDCASICSSIETATGRKPDIVLGKPQKEMLDGILSAKNLKPDEVAMVGDRIYTDMMMAHNAGAFGVLVLTGEATLEDAEKADPELDIVLPSIEVLGNLIEYSHIK from the coding sequence ATGAATAATTATATCACAGATATAAAAAAGACTTCAAATGTTCTTTTAGAAAAAGTAAAAAAGCTGAAGCATGTAGCTCTTGATATGGATGGAACTATTTACAATGGCTCAACCCTATTCCCCTATACAGTAAGCTTTTTAAATCAGCTTAAAAGATTAGGCATAAGCTATTCATTTCTTACCAATAATCCGTCTAAAAGTATTTCAGACTACCTGCAAAAATTAGAAGGATTAGGAATTGATGCTTCAGAAGAAGAAATGTACTCATCCGCAGTAGCAACCATAGATTATTTAAAAGCCAAACATCCCCAAATAAAAAAATTATTCATATTGGGAACCCCCAGTATGATTAAACAATTCAATAAAGCAGGATATATATCTACTGAAGACTCAGCACAAGATGAGCCCGATGCATTAATTGTTGCTTTTGATATGACTTTAAATTATGAAAGATTATGCAGAGCAGCTTGGTGGGCGAAACAAGGAAAAATTTATATAGCAACCAATCCCGATAAAGTTTGTCCGACCGACAAACCGGTTGTTTTAGTTGATTGTGCTTCCATATGTTCATCTATAGAAACCGCTACGGGAAGAAAACCGGATATAGTGTTGGGTAAACCACAAAAAGAAATGTTAGACGGCATATTGTCAGCGAAAAATTTAAAGCCGGATGAAGTGGCTATGGTAGGAGATCGCATTTACACAGATATGATGATGGCTCATAATGCAGGAGCTTTCGGAGTATTGGTACTAACCGGAGAAGCTACCTTGGAAGATGCAGAAAAAGCTGATCCTGAATTGGATATTGTCTTGCCGAGTATAGAGGTATTAGGCAACCTGATAGAATATTCACATATAAAATAA
- the fsa gene encoding fructose-6-phosphate aldolase: protein MKFFIDTADLEQIKKAQDLGVLDGVTTNPSIMAKVGITGKDSIYAHYKAICEIVNGDVSAEVLSTDYEGIIKEGKELAEIDKQITVKVPMIHDGIRAIKYFSSKGIKTNCTLVFSPGQALLAAKAGATYVSPFIGRLDDISTDSLNLIAEIREIYDNYGYSTQILAASIRSSMHIINCAKIGADVITSPLAPILDLLKHPLTDIGLAKFLEDSKKL, encoded by the coding sequence ATGAAATTTTTCATTGATACAGCAGATTTAGAGCAAATTAAAAAAGCTCAGGATCTAGGAGTTCTTGATGGAGTTACCACAAATCCCTCCATTATGGCAAAAGTTGGAATAACCGGAAAGGACAGCATATATGCTCATTATAAAGCAATATGTGAAATCGTAAATGGAGATGTAAGTGCAGAAGTACTTTCAACCGATTACGAAGGAATCATTAAAGAAGGAAAAGAATTAGCAGAAATTGATAAGCAAATAACTGTTAAAGTTCCTATGATCCATGATGGGATAAGAGCCATTAAATATTTTTCAAGTAAAGGAATTAAAACTAATTGTACCTTAGTTTTCTCACCCGGTCAGGCACTTCTTGCGGCAAAAGCAGGAGCTACCTATGTATCTCCCTTTATAGGAAGATTAGATGATATATCAACAGACAGTTTAAACCTGATAGCTGAAATAAGAGAAATATACGATAACTACGGTTATTCTACCCAAATACTAGCCGCATCCATACGATCTTCCATGCACATTATCAATTGTGCGAAAATAGGAGCAGATGTGATTACTTCTCCTTTAGCTCCCATACTTGATTTACTAAAACACCCATTAACAGATATTGGATTAGCCAAGTTTTTAGAAGACTCTAAAAAACTTTAA
- a CDS encoding MIP/aquaporin family protein, giving the protein MDSVIATKFIGELLGSFSLIALGCGISMNLTLDKSYGEGNKAALSGPLGWGFAVAMSVIISSPFDTGGHFNPAVTIAQWAAGVLDPKFVLPYIIAQFIGCFLGALLVSFVYRGHLTATSSDSSKLLSVFATNASIRKNNSIQNFSAEAIGTFFLVFIGLSMSANHGGVIIENSTGIPQFTHSMVGFGSLGALPAGFMIFAIGMAYGGVTGWSLNPARDLMPRLVHQILPLKGKGDSDWGYGVVYASIAPIVGGLLAAGLYLLVKDYFN; this is encoded by the coding sequence ATGGATTCAGTCATTGCAACAAAATTTATAGGAGAATTACTAGGTTCTTTTTCATTAATTGCCTTAGGATGTGGGATTAGCATGAATCTTACCTTAGACAAATCATACGGAGAAGGTAATAAGGCAGCATTAAGCGGGCCACTTGGCTGGGGTTTTGCTGTAGCTATGTCGGTAATTATTTCTTCACCATTTGATACGGGTGGGCATTTCAATCCGGCAGTTACCATAGCACAATGGGCTGCAGGAGTTTTAGATCCTAAATTTGTTCTTCCGTATATAATAGCACAATTTATCGGTTGTTTTTTAGGGGCTCTACTTGTTTCTTTTGTATATAGAGGTCATTTAACTGCTACTTCCTCAGATTCAAGTAAACTTTTAAGCGTTTTTGCAACCAATGCATCTATTAGAAAAAATAACTCAATTCAGAATTTCTCGGCTGAAGCAATAGGTACTTTTTTCTTAGTATTTATAGGACTATCCATGAGTGCTAATCACGGAGGAGTAATTATTGAAAATTCAACAGGTATTCCTCAATTTACTCATTCGATGGTAGGATTTGGATCTTTAGGAGCATTACCTGCCGGATTTATGATATTTGCAATCGGTATGGCTTACGGAGGGGTTACCGGATGGTCTTTAAACCCTGCCAGAGATCTAATGCCTAGATTAGTTCATCAAATCCTCCCTTTAAAAGGCAAAGGAGATAGTGATTGGGGATATGGAGTTGTGTACGCTTCCATTGCTCCAATAGTAGGGGGATTACTTGCTGCAGGACTGTACTTATTAGTTAAAGATTATTTTAATTAA
- a CDS encoding sn-glycerol-1-phosphate dehydrogenase encodes MSKESIKSALKQATETKFLEIESNILKDVPQIFKEQFPGKKAIIIADPNTYRVAGKKVHEALQKAGLEGEEPYILDDPNLYADYIFVEKIRDYLKDKAVTPIAVGSGVINDLTKRASSELKRPYMCVATAASMDGYSSAGASITNKGAKITHACEAPKALVADIDIIADAPPLMTASGYADLYAKVVSGADWILAAELADPNHPKKGIEPMTSAWNIVQDGLAEALQDPTGAKNGNPKAIELLTEGLMLGGFAMQSMESWGAGVSRPASGSEHQFSHLWDMEHHTFKGEMAKKFGLYPNQDEQAPSHGFKVGIGTLAITALYEVMLKESIDRLDVEAAVEKWPTLEAQLKEIDEMFAGTEIHPFAVAQTTDKYVTKEELREQLNKIKKNWPQLKEKLRNQVIPFEETKKRLAAVGAPVEPEEIGITRKRLKDSFYRAHKIRSRYTILDFAYRAGYFDQWIEELFSEKGALKGK; translated from the coding sequence ATGTCTAAAGAAAGCATTAAATCAGCTTTAAAACAAGCTACTGAAACAAAGTTTCTAGAAATAGAATCCAATATCTTAAAGGATGTACCGCAAATATTTAAGGAACAATTTCCCGGAAAAAAAGCAATTATTATAGCAGATCCTAATACCTATAGAGTAGCAGGAAAAAAAGTTCATGAAGCATTACAAAAAGCCGGATTGGAAGGAGAAGAACCGTATATTTTAGATGATCCTAATTTATATGCAGATTATATATTTGTAGAGAAAATAAGAGATTATTTAAAAGATAAAGCCGTAACACCTATTGCGGTTGGTTCAGGAGTTATAAACGATCTTACGAAACGAGCAAGTTCCGAACTAAAACGACCGTATATGTGTGTTGCTACTGCCGCATCCATGGATGGATATTCTTCGGCAGGAGCATCCATAACCAACAAAGGAGCAAAAATCACTCATGCCTGTGAAGCACCTAAAGCTTTAGTAGCTGATATTGATATTATTGCTGATGCTCCCCCTTTGATGACCGCTTCCGGATATGCCGATTTATATGCTAAAGTAGTATCCGGAGCAGATTGGATTTTAGCTGCAGAATTAGCCGATCCCAATCATCCTAAAAAAGGTATTGAGCCCATGACTAGTGCATGGAATATAGTACAAGATGGACTGGCTGAGGCATTGCAAGATCCGACAGGAGCAAAAAATGGAAATCCAAAAGCTATTGAATTATTAACAGAAGGATTAATGCTAGGCGGTTTCGCCATGCAATCCATGGAATCATGGGGGGCAGGGGTAAGCCGTCCGGCATCCGGTTCAGAACATCAATTCAGCCATCTTTGGGATATGGAGCATCACACCTTCAAAGGAGAAATGGCTAAAAAATTCGGTTTATATCCTAATCAAGATGAACAAGCCCCTTCTCATGGATTTAAAGTAGGCATTGGCACATTGGCAATTACCGCTTTGTATGAAGTAATGTTAAAAGAATCTATAGATCGGCTTGATGTTGAAGCGGCAGTTGAAAAATGGCCGACCCTGGAAGCTCAATTAAAAGAGATAGACGAAATGTTTGCAGGGACAGAAATACATCCCTTTGCTGTTGCCCAAACTACAGATAAATACGTTACCAAAGAGGAATTAAGGGAGCAGTTAAATAAAATTAAAAAGAATTGGCCGCAATTAAAAGAAAAACTAAGAAATCAAGTTATACCTTTTGAGGAAACAAAAAAACGATTGGCAGCCGTAGGAGCACCTGTTGAACCGGAAGAAATCGGTATTACCAGAAAAAGACTCAAAGATAGTTTTTACAGAGCACATAAAATCCGAAGCAGATATACAATTTTAGACTTTGCTTACAGAGCAGGATATTTTGATCAATGGATTGAAGAATTATTCAGCGAAAAAGGAGCATTAAAAGGAAAATAA
- a CDS encoding DUF4270 family protein gives MKIFKSQVKLLALTLLPTFFLLSCENDTTDIGANLIPDKLEGNKTFVDLVAYNISNNDTIRADYNTLGSGLIGIYEDNTFGKSKASFNIQVRLSTADEIKGTIQQVDSVVLSLNPAFNSSSYKEKKIILNPGSTSGVDTIKYVKKYTLASYLGKAGNSMEVNVNRINTFLESTSSKFYSNKTVDVGDKLGNALLGDSLTSISVKTSDGKVISEPTAAGYRIKLDPDYFYQYFFSKKGSADISDNSRFIQYFKGIKIQPVDENSKFMFNFPVSKMTLIAYYRYKDQSSDNFTPATYSFTMNSAYNSMVGEYNFYNRNTASSQFKQQMQNPNKQLGESILFLQGMGGPSIHLKLDDSQLEAIKDSVQNHNWAITGAKLKFYLTENVQSKPDYIYGYNYTQKKFLPDLTFYSGLAGYFFNPKYDFETNPQYYTLNVTKQIKDIVEKNKPNDEILVEMGNFITRSTNSNEYLGYSKTTRAYEPFRLTFYGNKNSGDKKLRLEILYTKN, from the coding sequence ATGAAAATATTTAAGTCTCAAGTAAAGTTATTAGCTCTAACTTTACTTCCAACCTTTTTTTTATTAAGTTGTGAAAACGATACAACAGATATTGGAGCTAATCTAATACCTGATAAATTAGAAGGAAATAAAACATTTGTTGATCTGGTTGCGTATAATATTTCTAACAACGATACTATTCGAGCAGATTATAACACTCTAGGAAGTGGTTTGATCGGTATTTATGAAGATAATACTTTTGGGAAATCAAAAGCCTCTTTTAATATTCAAGTAAGACTAAGTACAGCCGATGAAATCAAAGGGACTATCCAGCAAGTCGATTCTGTTGTGTTAAGCCTCAATCCGGCATTCAATTCCTCTTCTTACAAAGAAAAGAAAATCATTCTTAATCCCGGAAGTACCAGTGGTGTCGATACTATAAAATACGTTAAAAAATATACATTAGCTTCCTATTTAGGTAAAGCAGGTAATTCCATGGAAGTTAATGTAAATAGGATTAATACATTTTTGGAATCAACCTCTTCTAAGTTTTATTCCAATAAAACAGTTGATGTTGGCGATAAATTAGGAAATGCACTGTTAGGTGATTCACTGACCAGTATATCGGTAAAAACAAGTGATGGAAAAGTTATTTCAGAACCTACTGCTGCCGGATATAGAATAAAATTAGATCCCGATTATTTCTACCAATATTTTTTCAGTAAAAAAGGAAGCGCAGATATTAGTGATAATTCACGATTTATTCAGTATTTTAAAGGAATTAAAATACAACCGGTCGATGAAAATTCTAAATTCATGTTCAATTTCCCGGTAAGCAAAATGACCTTAATTGCTTATTATAGATATAAAGATCAATCATCAGATAATTTTACACCTGCAACTTATTCATTTACCATGAATTCGGCCTATAATTCAATGGTAGGAGAATATAACTTTTATAATCGTAATACTGCCAGTTCACAATTTAAGCAGCAAATGCAGAATCCGAATAAGCAGTTAGGTGAATCTATTTTATTTTTACAAGGTATGGGAGGGCCTTCCATTCATCTTAAATTAGATGATTCACAATTAGAAGCAATAAAAGATTCGGTACAAAATCACAATTGGGCTATTACCGGAGCAAAATTGAAATTTTATCTTACCGAAAATGTGCAGTCAAAACCTGATTATATATATGGATATAATTATACACAAAAGAAGTTTTTGCCTGATTTAACTTTTTATTCCGGTCTAGCGGGTTATTTCTTTAATCCAAAGTACGATTTTGAAACTAATCCCCAATATTATACACTGAATGTAACCAAACAAATCAAAGATATTGTAGAAAAAAATAAACCTAATGATGAAATACTTGTAGAAATGGGTAATTTTATAACTCGTTCTACCAACAGTAACGAATATTTAGGATATTCAAAGACGACAAGAGCTTATGAACCTTTCCGATTAACTTTTTATGGTAATAAAAATTCAGGAGATAAAAAATTAAGATTAGAAATATTGTATACCAAAAATTAA